The following are encoded in a window of Bos indicus isolate NIAB-ARS_2022 breed Sahiwal x Tharparkar chromosome 7, NIAB-ARS_B.indTharparkar_mat_pri_1.0, whole genome shotgun sequence genomic DNA:
- the ATP8B3 gene encoding phospholipid-transporting ATPase IK isoform X14 — MHHFVGCLEWKGKKYPLDSGNILLRGCKVRNTDTCYGLVVYAGMDMLSQHLCFDWRNGGFDTKIMKNCGKIHLKRTKIDHLMNRLVVLIFVSMVVVSAVLTFGFWHKVKEFKANHHYVSAVHMRSVAMEAFFIFWGFLILLSVLVPMAMFIIRAEFIYLGNSVFINWDEHMYYEPQDLPAKARSTSLNDLLGQVEYIFSDKTGTLTQNIMTFKKCCINGVVYGPEETPGKENTFLWNEFADGKLLFCNAQLLQAVQANQDWRVREFWRVLAVCHTVMVQEKNNQLVYQAASPDEEALVTAARNFGYVFLARTQDSITLMELGEECVYQVLAMMDFNSIRKRMSVLVRKPEGSIYLYTKGADTVIYERLQKKGETEWATEEALASFAKETLRTLCLACKEVDEEVYEEWRQRHQEASILLQNRAQALHQVYEEMEQSLQLLGATAIEDRLQDGVLETIKCLKQGNIKVWVLTGDKQETAVNIGFACELLSENMIILEEKEIVRILEVYWENNNNLQGGEKKELPLQFKMALVINGEFLDQLLLSLRKEPRAPVQNVNVDPLESWQEPGEERVDFLQARRLSLMWRTLGIQLRSSGLAPQHEDSKTLRSAEERRERAFVELASRCQAVICCRVTPKQKALIVALVKKYQNVVTLAIGDGANDVNMIKTADIGVGVAGQEGMQAVQNSDYVLAQFCFLRRLLLVHGRWSYMRVCKFLRYFLYKTLAGMMVQIWFAFYSGFTAQPLYEGWFLALFNLLYSTLPVLYIGLFEQDVSAERSLELPELYIAGQKEELFNYWVILQAIAHGTATSLVNFFMTLWVSQNSAGPVSLSDYQSFAVVVALSSLLSITMEVILITRYWTVLSVLAIFLSLCFYVVMTSLTQSMWLFKHSPKNFPFLYADLNVLTQPPIMLVILLNVSLNTLPMLAFRVIYQALKKPQRKEEVEKVTSEEIIAVEPVPCIRRESPARRSSYAFSHREGYADLITQGTILRRSPGVNSDMLVDHTMPPDEPSGSMKESSWYPRKMSFLGRKRHSHHGKVSSEDMQPPSEVSSLTMDRRSAPHPQPLNKTWPSGSLQEKLTYSPESLPPTEMPLSALESQMTSVESQTLPSSQLSLQSQPAYLPQEKTSLWNIRKLSWKNWPYVWQKEPEPRREGILPVSSSNLSAVMETVPPSAKGSSISEQPMEVEPSPVEREPSPMEWLPEPSGDQAAPNLAEQLPWPLGHQ; from the exons ATCTTTGTGTCCATGGTGGTGGTTTCCGCAGTCCTGACCTTTGGCTTCTGGCACAAGGTGAAGGAGTTCAAGGCCAATCACCACTACGTGTCTGCCGTGCACATGCGCAGTGTGGCTATGGAGGCCTTCTTCATCTTCTGGGGCTTTCTCATCCTGCTCAGCGTCCTGGTGCCCATGGCCATGTTCATTAT CAGGGCCGAATTCATCTACCTGGGGAACAGCGTCTTCATCAACTGGGATGAGCACATGTACTATGAGCCCCAGGACCTGCCCGCCAAAGCGCGAAGCACCAGCCTCAATGACCTGCTGGGCCAGGTGGAGTACATCTTCTCCGACAAGACGGGCACGCTCACCCAGAACATCATGACCTTCAAGAAGTGCTGCATCAACGGAGTTGTCTACG GCCCAGAGGAGACCCCAGGCAAG GAGAACACCTTCCTCTGGAACGAATTTGCTGATGGGAAGCTGCTATTCTGCAACGCGCAACTCCTGCAGGCTGTGCAGGCCAACCAGGACTGGCGGGTGCGCGAGTTCTGGCGCGTGCTGGCCGTTTGCCACACGGTGATGGTGCAGGAGAAGAACA ACCAGCTAGTGTACCAGGCAGCTTCCCCGGACGAGGAGGCACTAGTCACAGCGGCCCGAAATTTTGGCTACGTGTTCCTGGCACGCACGCAGGACAGCATCACCCTGATGGAGCTGGGGGAGGAGTGTGTGTACCAGGTCCTGGCCATGATGGACTTCAACAGCATCCGCAAGCGGATGTCAGTGCTGG TCCGCAAGCCCGAGGGCTCCATCTACCTCTACACCAAAGGGGCTGACACAGTCATCTATGAGCGCCTGCAAAAGAAAGGCGAGACAGAATGGGCCACAGAGGAGGCCTTGGCC TCCTTTGCCAAGGAGACCCTTCGGACATTGTGCCTGGCCTGCAAAGAGGTGGATGAAGAGGTGTATGAGGAGTGGCGGCAGCGGCACCAGGAGGCCAGCATCCTGCTGCAGAACCGTGCCCAGGCCCTGCACCAGGTGTACGAGGAGATGGAGCAGAGCCTTCAG ctcctgggAGCCACAGCCATCGAGGACAGGCTCCAGGACGGTGTCCTCGAAACCATCAAGTGTCTCAAGCAGGGGAACATCAAAGTGTGGGTCCTCACAGGGGACAAGCAAG AGACAGCGGTGAACATTGGTTTTGCCTGCGAGCTGCTCTCAGAGAACATGATCAttctggaggagaaggagatcgT GCGGATCCTCGAGGTCTACTgggagaacaacaacaacctgcaaggtggagaaaagaaagagcttCCCCTGCAGTTCAAGATGGCCTTGGTCATTAACGGGGAGTTCCTG GACCAGCTACTGCTGTCCCTGCGCAAGGAACCCCGAGCCCCGGTCCAGAACGTGAACGTGGACCCGTTGGAGTCCTGGCAGGAGccgggagaggagagggtggactTCCTGCAGGCCAGGCGCCTGTCCCTCATGTGGCGGACACTGGGGATCCAGCTGCGGAGCTCGGGGCTGGCGCCCCAGCACGAAGACTCCAAGACCCTCCGGAGTGCTGAGGAGCGGCGGGAGCGGGCCTTCGTGGAGCTGGCCTCCCGATGCCAGGCGGTCATCTGCTGCCGCGTGACGCCCAAGCAGAAGGCCCTGATCGTGGCGCTGGTCAAGAAATACCAGAATGTGGTGACCCTGGCCATCGGGGATGGCGCCAACGATGTCAACATGATCAAGA CTGCAGACATCGGCGTAGGGGTGGCAGGTCAGGAGGGCATGCAGGCGGTGCAGAACAGCGACTACGTGCTGGCCCAGTTCTGCTTCCTGCGGCGGCTGTTGCTGGTGCACGGACGCTGGTCCTACATGCGCGTCTGCAAGTTCCTGCGCTACTTCCTGTACAAGACGCTGGCCGGCATGATGGTCCAGATCTGGTTCGCCTTCTACAGCGGCTTCACTGCCCAG CCTCTGTACGAAGGTTGGTTCCTGGCGCTCTtcaacctgctgtacagcacccTCCCGGTCCTCTATATCGGGCTCTTTGAGCAG GATGTGAGCGCAGAGCGGAGCCTTGAGTTGCCGGAGCTGTACATCGCAGGCCAGAAGGAGGAGCTCTTCAACTACTGGGTCATCCTGCAAGCCATAGCCCACGGCACAGCCACCTCTCTGGTTAACTTCTTCATGACGCTCTGGGTCAGCCAGAACTCAGCTGGGCCTGTCAGCTTAAGTGACTACCAGTCCTTTGCAGTGGTCGTGGCCCTGTCCAGCCTGCTGTCCATCACTATGGAG GTCATCCTAATCACCAGGTACTGGACCGTCCTGTCTGTGCTGGCCATTTTCCTCAGCCTCTGCTTCTACGTGGTCATGACCAGCCTCACCCAGAGCATGTGGCTTTTCAAACACTCCCCCAAGAACTTCCCATTTCTAT ACGCTGACCTCAACGTGCTGACCCAGCCCCCCATCATGCTGGTGATCCTGCTGAATGTGTCACTGAACACCCTGCCTATGCTGGCCTTCCGTGTCATTTACCAAGCCCTCAAGAAGCCACAGCGCAAG GAAGAGGTAGAGAAAGTCACAAGTGAGGAGATCATCGCTGTGGAGCCTGTGCCCTGTATCCGTAGGGAGTCACCGGCCCGGCGCTCCAGCTATGCCTTCTCCCATCGGGAGGGCTATGCTGACCTCATCACGCAGGGCACGATTCTTCGGAGGTCACCGGGGGTCAACAGTGACATGCTGGTTGATCACACAATGCCACCTGATGAACCATCTGGGAGCATGAAGGAGTCCTCGTGGTACCCAAGGAAGATGTCATTTCTGGGGAGGAAGAGGCACTCACACCATGGGAAGGTGTCCTCTGAGGACATGCAGCCTCCCTCTGAGGTGAGCTCCTTGACCATGGATAGGCGGTCTGCTCCTCATCCCCAGCCTCTCAACAAAACCTGGCCATCTGGATCTTTACAGGAGAAGTTGACATATTCTCCTGAGAGTCTCCCGCCAACCGAGATGCCACTGTCAGCTCTAGAGAGCCAAATGACCTCTGTTGAGAGCCAGACGCTGCCTTCAAGCCAGCTGTCCCTGCAGAGCCAGCCAGCATACCTGCCACAGGAGAAGACATCCCTCTGGAATATCCGGAAACTGTCCTGGAAGAACTGGCCATACGTCTGGCAAAAGGAGCCTGAGCCCCGCAGGGAGGGGATATTGCCAGTTTCCAGCTCAAACCTTAGTGCTGTGATGGAAACTGTACCACCAAGTGCAAAAGGATCATCCATCAGCGAGCAGCCAATGGAGGTGGAGCCCTCACCTGTGGAGAGGGAGCCGTCTCCTATGGAGTGGCTGCCAGAGCCCAGTGGGGACCAAGCTGCACCTAATCTGGCAGAGCAGCTTCCCTGGCCCCTGGGGCATCAGTGA